The Siniperca chuatsi isolate FFG_IHB_CAS linkage group LG9, ASM2008510v1, whole genome shotgun sequence genome includes a region encoding these proteins:
- the ncapd2 gene encoding condensin complex subunit 1, translating into MSWDFFVPVCVGDLVKTGGINQYVVQDVVPPKHLPSCLSKFKAALRSQGPLCILEHFDTGYSVLQHCNSVELGVKEDTLELLVQVVSGLAASLPALLISTSVSAAERKEKLNAVKMSVYLLCKLTETLESDSHRQSIVTAPGKGGKKGKAGGEGLLQWDTEREKVLQALVQLLQLDIRSLWSLSLVEEEFISCVTCCCYKLLENPTISHVKSKPTRDCIIHLLGVQIKKYNHLLGAGVKVIQLLQHFEQLSSVFAQAVSVWSTEYGIRAIIGEVIREIGQKSSEELAREGSGVKAFASFLSELGALVPELMIPNISVLITHLEGESHAMRVAVCEVLGEILVRVLCGDGLDESGKADRDRFFDTLQEHLHDTHSHVRARVLQVYTRIVNSKALPLCRYSEVMELAVGRLMDKSINVVKSAIQLLAAFIAHNPYSCKLSSADLEKPLEKETAKLREMKEKLEGKAPVIKASELWAAMEPELLLTVRTELEPTSEAEEDDRDVEEDKEGEDDRATAVKIAQYLRVNKYRNAVRLCIRAHSCFPESEMFASLSILTTETLMYTLALIFKGSDEDASEPSQNLPATPQKEGEKEGEDGELKKQEMLVQYLRDTETFALQVERAISVINSMLYWKTTSVVQEAVQFCVTVCEFSVANSVSGVRKMLPLVWSTDAAIKDAVVQAYRRLYLNPQGDTIRMKAQTLVDSLSELMVDASLGTIQCLEEIVQEFFGSSSNLQSTVVQVLWERFTGKRETSGLHRRAAVLLLGMAARAEREVVLSNLDTLCSVALGEKVTEDFLLARDSVITICSITDHVRQSKGAPFRLPQDHQLFTCLTQAIAEGAVMEDPYWQSFMEQAVRLIYFLAESPDQLCSRLLQRSARLLLDQIAEGGEVNKDAGQMQDVSQESNEQGEHVNCVCLAQLLALCGCVAFWQVSHLERSVSAELRRRRGETEEREEKEKGPSSKAKQVANESAMEEELGLIGASAEDTEAELIRKICETELLAEENLLCAFLPLLVRVCSSPGRYSHPQLTTAACLALSQYMMISPSACEENIRLMFTVLERSSFPVVRANAIIALGDLTVRFPNILEPWTQNLYARLSDEVPSVRQTAVTVLTQLVLKDVLKVKGQVSEVAVLLIDPEPHITSLALNFFNELATKDNAIYNLLPDIISRLSDPERGMTSEDFNTIMKQLFSYITKERQTESLVEKLCQRFRTAKTERQWCDLAMSLSLLSMCERGFKRLQECWECYSDKLTEPGVYQPLLSITAKLRRGAKPQFRAQVDEFEKRLTAVHTRGLENVESPEMDEENQKEGGSSEKTVTRTPLPTRGRQRAKRGQAKPSVSGCGDDSFVTPQKSRKSKKPVITFSSDEDEDEEDAVMAECETPKVTTPIARTSRRARLRN; encoded by the exons ATGTCGTGGGACTTTTTTGTGCCTGTGTGCGTGGGTGACCTGGTGAAGACTGGGGGGATCAACCAGTACGTCGTTCAGGATGTGGTGCCCCCAAAACATCTGCCATCCTGTCTCAGTA AATTCAAGGCAGCGTTGAGAAGCCAGGGGCCTTTGTGTATATTGGAACACTTTGATACAGGCTACAGCGTGCTGCA gcACTGCAACTCAGTGGAGCTAGGTGTGAAAGAGGATACTCTGGAATTACTAGTACAAG TGGTTAGTGGCCTGGCTGCTTCCCTGCCGGCGCTTCTCATCTCCACCTCCGTCTCAGCTGCAGAACGCAAAGAGAAACTTAACGCAGTTAAAATGAGTGTCTACCTACTCTGCAAACTCACAGAGACCCTTGAGAGTGACTCCCATAGACAGAGTATTGTCACGGCACCTGGGAAG GGTGGTAAAAAAGGCAAAGCTGGCGGGGAAGGACTGCTgcagtgggacactgagagagaaaaggtgCTGCAGGCCCTTGTCCAGCTCCTCCAGTTGGATATCCGTTCCCTCTGGAGCCTCTCCCTGGTGGAGGAAGAGTTTATCAG CTGTGTGACCTGCTGCTGCTATAAACTACTTGAGAACCCAACCATCAGCCATGTCAAGAGCAAACCCACCAGAGATTGTATAATCCACCTACTTGGGGTGCAAATCAAGAAGTACAATCACCTCCTGG GTGCAGGTGTAAAGGTGATCCAGTTGCTACAACACTTTGAGCAGTTGTCATCTGTCTTTGCCCAGGcagtgtctgtgtggagcacaGAATATGGAATCAGGGCTATCATAGGAGAAGTAATAAG GGAGATTGGTCAGAAGTCAAGTGAGGAGCTTGCTAGAGAGGGATCAGGGGTCAAAGCTTTTGCTTCCTTCCTTTCGGAACTTGGCGCCCTGGTGCCTGAATTAATGATCCCCAACATTAGTGTGCTCATCACACACCTGGAAGGAGAG AGCCACGCAATGCGTGTTGCTGTGTGTGAGGTGCTGGGAGAGATTCTCGTGCGGGTCCTGTGTGGTGACGGACTAGATGAATCTGGTAAAGCTGACCGTGACCGCTTCTTTGACACACTGCAGGAACATCTGCATGACACACATTCCCATGTCAGGGCACGTGTGTTGCAGGTCTACACACGCATCGTCAACAgcaaa gcACTGCCCCTGTGTAGGTACAGTGAGGTGATGGAGCTTGCTGTGGGAAGACTGATGGACAAATCTATAAATGTGGTGAAGAGTGCCATCCAACTGTTGGCAGCCTTCATCGCACACAACCCCTATAGCTGCAAG CTGAGCAGTGCAGATCTGGAGAAACCACTGGAGAAAGAGACCGCTAAACtcagagagatgaaagagaaactggagggaaaagcaccAG TGATTAAAGCATCTGAGCTGTGGGCCGCCATGGAGCCTGAGCTGCTTCTCACTGTCAGGACAGAGCTGGAGCCCACAAGTGAAGCAGAGGAGGACGACAGGGATGTGGAGGAAGACAAGGAGGGAGAAGACGACAGAGCAACTGCAGTGAAGATTGCTCAGTACCTTCGTGTCAACAAATACAG GAATGCTGTGCGTCTTTGTATAAGAGCCCACAGCTGCTTCCCTGAATCTGAGATGTTTGCTTCTCTGTCCATTCTCACCACTGAGACTTTAATGTACACACTGGCTCTGATTTTCAAAG GCTCTGACGAGGATGCCTCTGAGCCCAGCCAGAACTTGCCAGCAACCCCacagaaagagggggagaaggagggggaggatggGGAGCTGAAGAAGCAGGAGATGTTGGTGCAGTACCTGAGAGACACGGAAACCTTTGCCTTACAAGTGGAGAGAGCAATCTCTGTCATTAACTCCATGCTCTACTGGAAAACCACTTCAG TGGTCCAGGAGGCCGTACAGTTTTGTGTGACAGTGTGCGAgttcagtgttgccaactctgtCAGTGGGGTGAGGAAGATGTTGCCTCTGGTCTGGTCAACTGACGCTGCAATTAAAGATGCTGTCGTTCAGGCCTACAGGCGCCTGTATCTGAACCCTCAGGGAGACACCATCAG GATGAAAGCCCAGACTCTTGTGGACAGTCTCTCTGAGCTGATGGTGGATGCATCTCTGGGAACAATCCAATGTCTTGAGGAAATA GTGCAGGAGTTCTTTGGCAGTAGCAGCAATCTCCAGTCCACTGTAGTGCAGGTCTTGTGGGAGAGGTTTACTGGCAAACGAGAAACTTCTGGCTTACACAGGCGAGCTGCAGTGTTATTGCTGGGCATGGCTGCACG GGCAGAGAGGGAGGTGGTCCTCAGTAATCTGGACACTCTTTGTTCCGTGGCTCTGGGAGAAAAAGTGACTGAAGACTTTCTTCTGGCCAGAGACTCAGTTATCACCATCTGCAGCATCACTGATCATGTCAGG CAATCAAAAGGTGCTCCATTCAGACTGCCCCAGGACCATCAGCTCTTCACCTGCCTCACACAGGCCATCGCTGAAG GTGCGGTGATGGAAGACCCTTACTGGCAGAGCTTCATGGAACAGGCTGTCCGTCTCATCTACTTCCTGGCTGAATCCCCTGACCAGCTGTGCTCCCGGCTGCTCCAGCGCAGCGCTCGCCTCTTACTAGATCAGATTGCAGAAGGTGGCGAAGTCAACAAGGATGCTGGCCAAATGCAAGATGTATCTCAAGAGTCCAATGAGCAAGGTGAACATG TGAACTGTGTGTGCCTGGCCCAGCTGTTGGCTCTGTGTGGCTGCGTGGCTTTCTGGCAGGTGTCTCACCTTGAGCGCAGTGTGAGCGCTGAGCTCCGGCGGAGGAGAGGCGAAactgaggagagggaggagaaggaaaagggCCCATCCAGCAAAGCTAAG CAAGTAGCTAATGAGAGTGCTatggaggaggagttggggTTGATTGGTGCCTCTGCTGAAGATACGGAGGCTGAACTCATCAGAAAGATCTGCGAGACTGAATTACTGGCTG AGGAGAATCTGCTGTGTGCATTCCTTCCCCTGCTGGTGAGAGTCTGCAGCTCCCCAGGACGCTATTCCCACCCACAGCTCACCACTGCTGCCTGTCTGGCACTCTCTCAATATATGATGATAAG CCCATCAGCGTGTGAAGAAAACATCCGTCTCATGTTTACGGTGCTGGAGCGCTCTTCTTTTCCTGTGGTCAGGGCAAATGCCATAATAGCCCTGGGAGACCTCACAGTACGTTTTCCAAACATTTTGGAGCCATGGACACAGAATCTCTATGCTAG GCTCAGTGACGAGGTTCCATCAGTGAGGCAGACAGCTGTGACAGTTCTTACTCAGTTGGTGCTTAAGGATGTGctcaaggtcaaaggtcaagtcAGTGAGGTGGCTGTGCTGCTAATTGATCCTGAGCCTCACATTACCAGCCTGGCCCTGAACTTCTTCAATGAGCTGGCCACCAag GACAATGCAATCTACAACCTGCTCCCAGACATCATCAGTCGCTTGTCCGACCCAGAGAGAGGCATGACCTCAGAGGACTTCAATACCATCATGAA acAGCTCTTCTCCTACATCACGAAAGAAAGGCAGACCGAGTCTCTGGTAGAGAAACTGTGTCAGCGCTTCAGAACTGCCAA GACGGAGCGTCAGTGGTGTGACTTGgccatgtctctgtctctgctgtccatGTGTGAGCGTGGTTTTAAGAGGCTGCAGGAATGCTGGGAGTGTTACAGTGACAAGTTAACTGAGCCTGGAGTCTACCAGCCTCTGCTCTCCATCACCGCCAAGCTCCGCCGTGGGGCCAAACCCCAGTTCAGG GCCCAGGTAGATGAGTTTGAAAAGCGGTTGACTGCGGTTCACACACGAGGGCTGGAGAACGTAGAAAGTCCTGAGATGGATGAGGAGAACCAGAAAGAAGGAGGATCCTCTGAGAAGACGGTCACGCGTACCCCTCTGCCCACCAGAGGCCGTCAAAGGGCAAAGAGAG gtCAAGCAAAGCCCTCAGTTTCTGGCTGCGGCGATGACAGTTTTGTGACGCCTCAGAAATCTCGCAAGTCCAAGAAACCTGTGATCACCTTCAGCAGCGAcgaagatgaggatgaagagg ATGCTGTAATGGCAGAGTGTGAGACCCCAAAAGTGACAACACCCATTGCCCGCACATCCCGACGAGCTCGCCTCAGAAACTGA
- the ing4 gene encoding inhibitor of growth protein 4 has protein sequence MAAGMYLEHYLDSIENLPFELQRNFNLMRDLDQRTEDLKGQIDSLAKEYTANARTLSSEQKLSILRQIQQSYSKCKEFGDDKVQLAMQTYEMVDKHIRRLDTDLARFEADLKEKQIESTDYDSTSSKGKKAESRQKEKKTAKTRSKVKSSDEDGSPKSAQKKVKLLQPGEFNSPTTNFGNVHPSDVLDMPVDPNEPTYCLCHQVSYGEMIGCDNTDCSIEWFHFACVGLTTKPRGKWYCPRCSQDRKRK, from the exons ATGGCGGCGGGGATGTATTTGGAGCATTATTTGGACA GCATAGAAAACTTGCCCTTCGAGTTGCAGAGAAACTTCAATTTAATGAGGGATCTAGATCAACGCACAGAGG ATCTAAAAGGACAGATAGACTCTCTGGCTAAAGAGTACACAGCCAACGCCAGGACTCTTTCCTCTGAGCAAAAGCTGTCCATACTGAGGCAGATTCAGCAGTCTTACAGTAAATGCAAGGAGTTTGGAGATGATAAGGTGCAACTGGCCATGCAGACCTATGAGATG GTCGACAAACACATCAGACGTCTTGACACAGACCTGGCTCGGTTTGAGGCTGACCTGAAGGAAAAGCAGATCGAGAGCACGGATTATGATTCCACCTCCAGTAAGGGGAAGAAAG CTGAGTCCCGgcagaaggaaaagaagacgGCTAAAACAAGGTCTAAAGTGAAGAGCTCAGATGAAGATGGCAGTCCCAAGAGTGCACAGAAGAAAGTCAAACTCCTTCAGCC GGGAGAATTCAACAGCCCTACCACCAACTTTGGGAATGTGCACCCATCTGATGTGCTGGACATGCCAGTGGACCCCAACGAACCCACCTACTGTCTGTGCCATCAGGTCTCTTACGGCGAGATGATTGGCTGTGACAACACCGAT TGCTCCATTGAGTGGTTCCATTTTGCATGCGTGGGCCTGACAACCAAACCAAGAGGCAAATG GTACTGTCCACGATGCTCtcaagacagaaagagaaaataa